Sequence from the Cetobacterium somerae ATCC BAA-474 genome:
GAAATTTAATAACTTTATTAATAATTCCTGTATTATATGGAATTATATATTTTTTAATACTGATTCTTTTAAAAAATAAAAGAATTTTAAGTTGGCTTGTATTTATAAAAAAAAGATTGCATATTTAATGCAATCTTTTTTATTTATACATTTTATCTAAGTTTTCTTTAAGTTTTGAGATACTGTTATTATTTAAGTGAACAATTGGTATATTTTGAGTTTTACAAACTTTATTACAATTATTCAAAAGATTATGACTAACTAAGTTAGTAAAAATTATGCACATTTCACAATTTTTAATTTTTTTACAAAAATTTGGACATTGAGTATTATAAACTTTTCCTTTTAAATTATAAGATTTTAATAATTCTAAATATTCTCGTTCTCCTCTTTTTAGGCCACCAACAATAGCAATCATTTCTTTACCTCCCCTTTTTATGAAACCTTGATATTTTCTTTATTTTTAAATTGTATATATCTATCACATTGTTTTTTTCGATCATATCCTAACATAATACCGAGAATAAAATCTTCTTCAGGTGAATATTCAGATAAGTTAGATTTGTTAATTTTTTTTATAACGTTAATACAAGAAGCATCTCCAAAAAAGACATTGTATCTTCCATTTTTTATTTTATATATTTTATAAGATATATTTTTTGAATTTAATCTATTTTCTACAAAACTTAATAAGTCTTCAGAAATAGTATGTAAAATAAGATTTCTTATTCCTTTTTCAAATTCATATATATGATGAATAAAAACTTGCATAAACTACCTCCAAAAATTTGATATAAAAATATTAACACAATAAACTTTATATGTCAATTATTTTTATAGTCAAAATATTTTTATAAAAAAATAAAGTGGCTAACCACTTTACTTTTTGAATATTAAATTTTCTATAATTTTTGTCATTCCGTTATTATTATTAGAAGTTGAAATAAATTTACAGATGTTTTTTATTTCTGGCTTTGCATTTTCAACACAAGTAGGCATACCAGCTACTTTAAGCATTGGAATATCATTATAAGAATCCCCAACAACAATTATTT
This genomic interval carries:
- a CDS encoding DUF2325 domain-containing protein; its protein translation is MIAIVGGLKRGEREYLELLKSYNLKGKVYNTQCPNFCKKIKNCEMCIIFTNLVSHNLLNNCNKVCKTQNIPIVHLNNNSISKLKENLDKMYK
- a CDS encoding DUF2023 family protein, with translation MQVFIHHIYEFEKGIRNLILHTISEDLLSFVENRLNSKNISYKIYKIKNGRYNVFFGDASCINVIKKINKSNLSEYSPEEDFILGIMLGYDRKKQCDRYIQFKNKENIKVS